From Mycteria americana isolate JAX WOST 10 ecotype Jacksonville Zoo and Gardens chromosome 4, USCA_MyAme_1.0, whole genome shotgun sequence, one genomic window encodes:
- the SMIM18 gene encoding small integral membrane protein 18 has protein sequence MATLNTTHWNETTSLSQYLGFQVQKIYPFHDNWNTACFIILIIFIFTVVSLVVLAFLYELLDCCCCVKNKTVKDLENEPNPVRAMMNSFRKRETEVV, from the coding sequence ATGGCAACCCTCAACACCACACACTGGAATGAGACTACATCTCTTTCCCAGTATCTGGGCTTTCAAGTGCAAAAAATTTACCCTTTCCATGATAACTGGAACACTGCCTGCTTTATTATTCTGATCATATTCATCTTTACTGTAGTGTCTCTGGTGGTGTTGGCTTTCCTCTATGAACTGCTAGACTGTTGCTgctgtgtgaaaaataaaactgtgaaagACTTGGAGAATGAACCCAATCCTGTTAGAGCAATGATGAACAGCTTCAGAAAGCGTGAAACAGAGGTGGTGTAG